GAAAATTCTTAACCTCCACATGTAATACCAAAAATAGTCTCATATCTAAACATTCTTCTTTAAAAAGCTAAGATTCAATTGTTTTAAACTCCACCTTTGAAAGATCCAAAAGAAAACTTATAGAAGTTATGGATGAAGGGCTTGaactttttaaatatgaatCGAATCTCCAAATCTTCAAAAGAAACaagttttaaattcttaaatataGTTGATTATTCATAAATAGAGATtgtaaaaatttgaataaagtGACACGACTTATAGAAGTTGTCATAAATATAGTTGATTATTCCCCTTTCCTTATTTATTGGCTCTAAGATTTCGGATTTTCATAAAGATTCCGTTGAAAATTAAGCTAGTATTACACTACAGTTGATCATAATTTGTATTTTGCGCCCAAAAAATGTTATTGATGGTATGAATGATGTACTATTGAAACTGTATATTAGAAATGAGCTTTTAATTGTTATGACATATGTGCACCCTTCAAAGGTGCTTAGGCCTGATGGGTTACCACTCTTGTTTAATTAAAAAGAGAAATTAACTATTTAGTTCCTGTAGTATAGCAAAACTCACTAATTGGTCCTTCTATTTTAAGAAATGCATTAAAATGTCTCCGACGTTTTAAATCAACGTTTTAAAAATTCTACTAATTAGTTACTCCATTAATTTTAGCAGTTAAATAAtgcaaaaaagtctaaaatacccCTGATACGaagggactaattagtaaactttttaaaaacatgagaaactaactaataaatttttcaaaactatagggactaaacagtaaaatatttaatagataaaattaataaagtaattaattaataaattttttaaaatgtcaggatattttaatgtattttttaaaatagaatgattaactaatgaattttatcatattataggaactaagtaataatatttttttataaaaaatataggcAAGTGGTTGATTCTAATGTGGTGTCTCTGGTGTGTAATATCCTCGAAGGCGGTCGAATTTCAGAAGGTTTGAATGATACTCATATTTACTTAGATTCCCAAGATGAAGCATTTTCAAGTAGTGAGTGATTATAGAACAATTAGCCTTTGTAGTGTTGTGTTATTGGAAATCGTTTGAAAGGGACGTTTGGCCTTATCGAGGATGAAGCATAAGGAACTTTTGCTCCACATAAACTAAATACGGACAATGTATTGATTACTTTTGAGGTTTCCATACATGAAGACAATAGGCCTTACTTGTAAATTGTTAATGTCTTTGAAATTGGATATGGTTAGAGCCTATGGTAGGGTGGAATGGTCTTTGGTGGAAGCAATATTGCTTAAGCTGGGTTTTGCTACTTTGTGGTTTTCTGTAGTAATGAAGTGTAGTACAATCTCGTATTCCATTTTAATCAATGCCAACCCGTTGGACCTTTTAATCCTACTAGAGGTTTAAGGTAGGGATCCCCCATCCCTTTGTTTATTTCTGTTGTGTACTAAAGTTTTTTCTGGCTTATTACACGAGGCTATCTGGTCAAGGTTAGTGCATGGTGTGACGATTTGTAGGGGAGCCCAAAAATTTCTCAACTTGTGTTTACCggcgaaaatatttttttaattcaagcttccacttctaagTTTGCTATTTTTCTTCTAATCTTCAACGAAATGAATCACATTCTAGGTAAAGGGTAAATTTGCGTATCAGCGGTATGTTTCAATGCAAATGTATATGAGGAGCTAAAATCGTCTATAGCAGGCTTACTGGATGTGAAAGTAATGAATAAGTATATATAATCCCTCCGTTTGGAATCaagaattttataagaatttaattgaattctttttttataaaatttttatttgaaataaaagagttcagaattttttattttaaaaaatttttatcacGCATAGagataaaattatgaatgattttgtaacaattcatttgaattcattttttctttacaaaattaTTCGTACCAAGTGagaaaaatatgtatttagATCTACCTATTAGAGGGAAGCCTAAGAAAGcggtttttaataaaattaaagacaAGCTTTGAGCTTGGCTGTAGGGTCTGAAGGAAAAGTTGTTCACAGATGCTGATGATGatcttctaattaaaattatttctcaAGCAATTCCTACTTATGTGATGCAGTATTTTCagttatcttcttcttcttgtgatGAATTGAGACGTAGGACAACAACCTATGGAGAAGAAAATGCATTTGCGTTCCTAGTAGCAGTTGTGTCGTTTTAAAGTGGAAGAATGATTGGGTCTTTGGGACTTTGAGATTTTTAATAAAGTATTGTTAGCTAAGCAGGGTAGAAGGCTTATTCAATACCTTTGTTCCTTGCTTGCTAAATTGCTCTAAGCCCGCTATTATCCTCATTCACATTTTTTAGAGGCAACACTGGGGTCTATCCTAAATGGTTTGCATTGTTTTGATCTGTTCAGAGTGGCTATGTCCTTGAATAATGATCATGGTGTTGGCTCTTCTTCACCTCCTTCTATAGATGTACGAGTGAGGAGATCAATTTGGAATTGCCATGGGTTTTGCATGTTACAGGTTTCTCTTTTAAAAGTTGGTGGTAATAAATTATTGAGAGAGGCTTGATGACAGACATGGTTTGCATGGCTTTGATCTGTTAGAATATATGGAGGGCGTGAAACGGTTCAGTTTTTGGTAGCTAACCTTTTAATTTGTATGCTGTAATTTGTCATGTCTGGTCAACTAGCCACGTGCCATCAACATTTGGGTGAGGCAGTGAACAGTAGCATGCAATCTCCATAGCTTTCTCCTATGGCTTGGGAACTTCCCTTAAAGCTTACTAATGAATACTGATGCAGGTGTAGTTCGTGCTGGTTTGATTGGTCTGAGTGTGGTGTGGCAGAGCAGTGATAGTTCGTGCTGGTTTCATTCTTATGGATTGTTTTAATTGGCTTGTTCCTTATCTAGTTTGTCTTGGCGTTTTACTCGTAGAATTGCTAATTCTGTGGCTCACGCTCTTGTTAAAGGATGTTCACATAGGAGGGTGGTGTACTATTTGGATTGAAGAGGTTCCAGCTGATGATGTTTGCCTCGTTAGTCCTTCATGATGGAACTTTCTCTTCTCGATTTTAATGAAACTctcttttatcaaaaaaaaaaaaaaaaagaaaaaatctcatcattttttactttgttaattgtttgaatttttataatatctctatttttttaattaaaattctatttattttattaaaaaatatttttttataattttttatgtttgaaatactaaaaaaattagctattaaaaaatatttgaaatgcACTTTTTCATGCAATTAAATATATCTATTAGTATGTGCTAatagaaaataaggaaaaacaattaaaaatattaatctctctattctataatttttatcactttattttttatatgaattaaaaaataattattttcattaaaaataaaatttttttaataattttctaattgtactcatatttaatataaaataaagaaattaaatttattgaaataataagatcattattaatattatatgatttgaattaaatactaaaaaatatttaaattttcatttagaaaaaaaataattaacgaTGGATTGtgttaaaagtaaaataaaattaaatagagttataatagtttatttatatgttaaatataatattaaaaaataaaatagagaatattttaaaataattaaaaataaaaaatagataaaaattatgaaatgaagagagtattaaattaaatctctaaACATTCTCATTTATCTATAAAACAATAGTTTGTCTTGTTAAAAATGCTAAATTTGCTTTAAATTGTtcaaaaatgttaaaatttatttttttatttaaatttatctttaaattattattaaaaatctcAATAAAATAGTTAGAATTTTAATATGTGaattttttcagtttgttttattttaatttaatttatttaaatttttaatgataatttagatgtttaattgaaaatttaaatttaatatttttgactCTTATATATAATTGAGagaaaaattttagttttttgcaTAGCACCTAATGGTGCAATAAACatccattaatttttttgtgcatatttcaaaaaataaaagtatgcaTGTCCTCTTTAATTAGTCATGATATTTtctcataataaatataattaattaatttaaaaataaaaaaatattatttaatatgttaaaactatttaaatatttaaaatttaaaaaaatatctgaCTTAATATTTCAATATATAATCTATTAGTTAATATTTCTTTATCACAAATGTCCCGATCTAACATTACACACATAGTTGTAATCCGACGAAACATTCAGTTTTAAAttgtttcaaaaaataaaaaattaaatttacttttcataaatcaaataaaaataaaataattattaaattaaaccgaacaaaattaaaatattttttctaatttgattcagttaactggatattttaattttatatatatatatttttttacaaaatctcAAATTTTAGATGGACTATCCAACAAGCATTAGTAAAAGAAATTGTACATAATCATTGTTGAAACAACCTAAACAATCAAAGTTTGTACACCCATGTTTCTAATTTTCTATAACCAAATGCAAATTAACCAcattaaatatgtaatttataCCTAAATCAATGTTTTCAGATTCAGTACGATCATTAAACCTCTAAAAATagagaattaaaaatttataaattaaaaatttaagatttaacCGTGATCGAATTGAGATTGAGCGAGGCGGTACTTAGATGGCTTTCCTTCCATGAGTGGAATGAAGCGGTGACTTTGCTTTTTGTTTGGGTTGCATTTCACTTTCTAGTACCCTAGGTGAGGTAGTCATCCCTATCTAAAAGGATCGTCTTCTCATTTCTTTTCGTTAGCTCCTCCCAGCTAAGGGTAGATTTGCTTGTGTTTGGAACTCACCATTTAGTCTCTTCCCTCGCCTTCTACAGTTGCATGTTACCTCCCTTAACTCTAGATGCAATCATCGTCTCGAACCAAAGAACGAATCCTCACTTCTCTTTGATGGTGCTTtctctattttaatttaatttttatttttattttactagtTTTGAAGCTTTGgtggttgaatttttttttttgggtcagTTGGTAGTTGCAGATAGAGTTgtaatattaattattgtttAAACGTCTgtgtattttcattttaatttaatttttttattttaatttaattgatttaatttttatattttgatataattttaattaatttataaatttaatagacatgccatgtattattattatcattttaattataaactaatgacacttaaaaagaaaatatttttgaacCTGTAATAATCATcgttctatatatatatatatatatatatgtattgcGTTAAAGTCCTTCAAATTCAGTAAAATCTATAACTTCATCCCTATTTTTTAACAgtaaataatttagtttctaaatttttattaattaaaaaatgtcttactaaatttattgttattcaattaatttagatTAGCAAGGTGCAAGGTGGATAAGGGGCTATGGACAACACAAATGAGAGGCGTTAGTTTATTAGTGTTGCAGTGGGTTTGTCGTGGGTTTCTTGCCATGGGTTGCAACAGCCTGAGATTGAAATATCTCATGGTATGTGATTTTTGATAGTTGTAAAATTTAGAATGAATAATGGGTTACATACATCTGCATCTGatgataagattttcttttcttcaagtattaatatttcttatttattatataGAGGATGGAAGACAATTAATCCATTCTAAGGGTATTTTTTACAACCTTCGGTCAACTAACGGCAATCTATCACTTCTCTTAACTAAAGAAGGAATTTATtggatgaaaattaaattttaaaactaatttgTTATCGAAACTTTAATGAAGAACCGATCACAGTGATTTTTCTGTAAATTATCCAAAAAACAAATCCTATATTTTGGACAAATGCCTTAAGAAGTGAGCATTATCTATCAATAATTCAAGCATCTAGCTTCCATCAAATGAATCCTAGATCTATTTTGATATGTAAATAACTACATAATGAAACtctcataaattatttttctttttatatgatATCTCATAAATTTACCATCACATTATAGTCTTAACAGTTCACCAGCGCTTTTCATCTAGCTTGATTTAacctaaaaataaagagaatcaagaaattaaacttcttaattttttatctaaataaaaaaaataaagcaaaaaaaTCACTAAATTGAGCCTTTTCTatttttgatataaatcaagAAATCAAGAAATGTAGCAATTTTTTGACCAACTGTCCTTAAGTTGAAACTTTTGAATTAACTtggacaaaaaataaaataaaataaaacgagTTAAATGAACATCCATAATTAGTGCGTAAATGAGATTAAACatttagcaaaaaaaaaaaaaaaatgaaatgattAGATATGGGAACAAGCATACAGCTTTAACTTGAAAATGGGTAAAAATCTAAACTATCCATAAACCCCACCATACTAACCATACAGGAGAAAAATCGAGAATAAAATGGAGATTTATCTTGAAACTCTTACAATAAAGCCAGTCAAAAACCCCTGACAAAATTGGAAATGCACAAGCATGAATGATGGGTATACCTCAACCCTACTAAATTAATATGGTAGTTGTTTGTTAATTCATTAATGATGGGTATTTATCAACCCTACTAACCTAATAAATACGGTAGTTGTTTGTTAAATTTTGAACCAATACCGCAAGCAATTAAAGACTACTCCGAATTCACAGCTTTTGTAGTTCAATGAATGTCATGCACAAGACACGTCCCAAACTTGAGGAACCATTCGGGTTACATGCTATGCACAGAGAAATCAAACTGAAGACATCATTCGTTACCCCAGCAGCAGCACATAGATTCTTATTCATGTAACATCTGTCCCACCTGACACCTAGTATTCAAGTGAGCAAACCAGTAACGGTTGAGGAAATTAAAATGGTTGATAATGTAGAGAATGTGTTGCTATTCAACCTTTGTTGAAAAGTCTATATATAGAGCACAAGCCACTAGCTTTTTCTTCCATGTAAAGCTAATATTTTGGCTCTTTTATATCACTATAATTTGCTTGTTTTCTATTTCGGGTTGAGAGTTCAAATGGAGTTTCATCTCCCAGACATCCTTGTTTTTCTCGCTGTAAGCATCTGAATCTTCCTCTAGATTAATACAGGATAAGATCATTTCTCGTTTCTTAAGTATGTTTTGATAGTAATACAATCCTACTTATTTATCATACAAGAATATTATAAGAAAGTTCATACTTACCTCTTCCTGCAGATTGCGCTAGTGACATGTCATGCCGCCTCACCACCTGAGGAATACTGGAACTCAGTTCTGCCTAACACGCCAATGCCAAAAGCTGTCAAAGATCTTCTACAGCCAGGTCAGTACTCAAGATCTCAGACTATTCTTTACTCGGTTTCATCAGAAACAGAACTCCTATCAAGTATGCTTCACAGTCCATAATCAATACAGAATAAACATTTGGAGACGTTGGATTGGTCTCTTGAAGATGTCAACTTAACTCACTGAATATcactttaatttctaaatattcaTAAAGTATGTACATGTTTGTAAGGATGATGATGTCTGTCAAGTTACAAGCACAACAATATTACAGCAACAGCAATAATTGTGTCGTTTCATCGAGTTCAAAGATCTTGATCAACACACAAGTTGATTAATATCCTAGCTGCAAAAATGAATCTAGTCTCTTTTTCTAAGCTCCTCTAACTAACGTAGCTAATCGCAGACTTCATGGACCAAAAAGGCACTTCCGTCATTGTAGGGAAGGGAGGGGTAAATGTTGATGCAGGGAAGGGAAAGCCGGGAGGAACTACTGTTAATGTAGGGAAGGGCGGAGTAAATGTTAATTCAGGAAAAGGAAAACCCAGCGGCACTTCTGTAAACGTTGGGAAGGGTGGAGTAAATGTAAACACAGGGAAAGGAAAACCGGGTACTACTGTTAATGTGGGAGGTAAAGGCGTTGGTGTTAACACTGGAAAGCCTGGGAAGAGAACCAATGTAAGTGTTGGCAAAGGTGGAGTAACTGTTAACACTGGACACAAGGGAAAGCCTGTATATGTTGGAGTAAAACCAGGGCCAGACCCATTCGCCTACAATTATGCTGCCACCGAAAATCAACTTCATGATGACCCAAACGTGGCTCTATTTTTCATGGAAAAGGACATGTATCCCGGCAAAACCATGAACTTGCACTTTACCAAAAACACAAACCCAACAACTTTCTTACCACGTCAAATTGCCAATTCACTACCCTTTTCATCGAACAAGTTACCAGAAATTTTTAACCAGTTTTCAGTAAAAGAGGGATCAATGGAAGCTGAGATAATGAAGAATACAATCAGAGAGTGTGAAGAACCTGGAATTAAAGGAGAGGAGAAACATTGTGCAACTTCACTAGAGTCAATGATTGACTTCAGCACTCACATGCTTGGAAAGAATGTTCAGGCAATATCCACAGAGGTGGAAAACCAAACTCAGTTGCAGAAATATATAATTACAGCTGGAGCAAAGAAGATGGCGGGTGACAAATCTGTGGTGTGCCACAGGCAGAACTATGCGTATGCTGTCTTTTATTGCCATTCAACACAAACCACAAAGGCTTACATGGTTTCCTTAGAGGGTGCTGACGGAACAAAGGCTCAAGCAGTAGCAATCTGCCATACAGATACATCAGCTTGGAACCCAAAGCATTTGGCCTTCCAGGTGCTCAAAGTAAAGCCAGGAACAGTTCCTGTTTGCCATTTCCTTCCTCAGGACCACGTTGTTTGGGTTCCCAACTAGACGCCTGCAGAAATATTATACAGTTAGTCCCATCTTCAGTCATGACAGTTTATTGTAACTAAATGCCCACTGTATTTGGTTCTACATACTTCAGAACTTTTTACATAGCAGTGTTCggtaataaataaaatctcCTGTTCCATCTTCCTAAGCTCAACTATAGGATGGGAATTTGACCAGAGTCCCTACCCACAAAAAGATTACATGAGATGTAATGGTGAAAACACTAACCATATGAAAGAATAACCAGCAGAAATTGCCCTCCGTGATCTAAATGATCAACTAATGGTGAAACACACAAGGATTACCATGGGATCATATGTGCTGTTCCTTTTGGAAACAAAAATTGAACCCCCTAACAACGGAAGATATATAAATTCAGacatatatagagagagagagcattAACACCGATTTACTATTTAAAGTCCTAAAGTAGGCTCTGAAAGATTATCAAA
The genomic region above belongs to Manihot esculenta cultivar AM560-2 chromosome 3, M.esculenta_v8, whole genome shotgun sequence and contains:
- the LOC110610785 gene encoding BURP domain protein RD22, encoding MEFHLPDILVFLAIALVTCHAASPPEEYWNSVLPNTPMPKAVKDLLQPDFMDQKGTSVIVGKGGVNVDAGKGKPGGTTVNVGKGGVNVNSGKGKPSGTSVNVGKGGVNVNTGKGKPGTTVNVGGKGVGVNTGKPGKRTNVSVGKGGVTVNTGHKGKPVYVGVKPGPDPFAYNYAATENQLHDDPNVALFFMEKDMYPGKTMNLHFTKNTNPTTFLPRQIANSLPFSSNKLPEIFNQFSVKEGSMEAEIMKNTIRECEEPGIKGEEKHCATSLESMIDFSTHMLGKNVQAISTEVENQTQLQKYIITAGAKKMAGDKSVVCHRQNYAYAVFYCHSTQTTKAYMVSLEGADGTKAQAVAICHTDTSAWNPKHLAFQVLKVKPGTVPVCHFLPQDHVVWVPN